The Acidithiobacillus caldus ATCC 51756 genome has a segment encoding these proteins:
- a CDS encoding TraR/DksA C4-type zinc finger protein codes for MIHGDEADVAAELEQRYRELALARLRALPSEEPDEDANGNRFCLDCGEPTPADRVAAVHAVRCVTCATRRERLARQRAPG; via the coding sequence ATGATCCACGGAGACGAAGCCGACGTGGCTGCCGAGCTGGAGCAGCGTTATCGGGAACTGGCTCTGGCACGGCTGCGCGCCCTGCCAAGCGAGGAGCCGGACGAAGACGCCAACGGCAACCGCTTTTGCCTCGATTGCGGGGAGCCCACCCCCGCCGATCGGGTGGCCGCGGTTCACGCGGTGCGCTGTGTGACCTGCGCCACCCGCCGCGAACGGCTGGCACGGCAACGAGCCCCCGGATAG